ACCTTGGCGCCGGTGCTGGTGAAGGTGACGCGGCCGTCGCCCACCGCGTAGGTCATGCGGCGGTTGACGCGGTACGTACCGCCGGACACCTGCACCCACGGCAGCAGCTTGAGCAGCGTCCGCGAGGAGATGCCCTGCATCTGCGGCTCGGACTTGGTCGTCGTCGCCAGCTGACGCGCCGCCTGCGTGCCAAGGCTCTGGTTGTTGTCGTCGAACTTCTTCAGGTCGTTGGACATGGGGTCACCTTCTCCAGGTTAAGGGTTCAAAAAGGTTTCGGACTTCAGTGGGACTCAGGGCCTGCCGGCGCGGAACAGCTCGGCGAGGCGCATGGCGGAGGTGCCCAGGGCGGAGACGTTCCCGGCCTTGAGCTTCGGCGCCGCGTCGTGGATGAGCTCCGCCTCGGTGTAACGGGCCACCTCCGCGTGCCACCTGGGGATGCCCGCCATCCACTGCTGGAGCTGCTCCACGTACTTGTTCAGCTTCTCCTGCGCCTTCGCATCCAGGTTGAAGGTGCGGATGACCACCGGCAACTCCTTGGCCACCAGGTGCTGGAACTGCTGCATGCGCGCGGTCATCAACGCGTTGACCACGCTCACGGCCTCGTCCTTGTCCACGCCCAGGAACTTCTGGACCACGAGCACGCAGTTGTTGAGCTCGCCCTCGAACTGGATCTCCTTCTGGTAGGAGAAGAGGTCGTTGACGAAGCAGGCGTAGTCCGCGGCGGAGTTCTCCAGCCCGCGCAGCGTGCGGGTGTTGAAGACGTCCTCCGGCACCGCGTCGCCCTTGGACAGGCGCGACAGGCTCATGGTGAGGTCCGAGCCGAACGTCTTGCGGCGCATCTCCACGTAGTCCACGGGGTCCGGCACGCGGTTGAGCAGCTGGTTGTTCAGCTCCCACACCCAGCTGTCCGTCATGTCCTGGATGGCCTTGCGGAACAGCTTGCGGCCGCGCGGCGACAGCGGGCCGGCGGTGCGCTTCCACAGGTCCGCCAGGCCCAGCTCCACGGGGTTCGTGGGCACCGCGGCGTTGGCGGCCTCCACGTCATCCGGCATGAACTGGCCCAGCCGCGCGGTGAACATCTTCGCGCCCGCCATGTCCCGCGTGTTCGCGTAGAGCATGGGGAAGTAGTCGTCCGCGTAGGTGCCCCAGACGAGCCAGCACGCCGTCAGGTCCAGCTGCTCCGGGGTCGCGTCCGGGTGGATGTACGCGCCGCAGAGGGCCACGTCCGCCGCGTCGAACTTGTGGTCGTCCCAGACGTAGAACCCCACCCCGGGCACCACCTCCAGCATCCCCACCCGCCGCGCCCACGCCTTGGAGTTCTTGCGCGCGCGGTCCAGGTGCGGGCTCTGGTACGTGCTGTACGGCATGTAGAACGCCGGCAGCTTCGTGGGCCCCACGTACTGGCGGGGCACGTGGCTCAGGGAGCGGGAGCGGGGCCCCAGCCCCAGGCCGCCGGGCGTCAGCGGGATGCGCAGCGCGGAGGTGCCCAGGCCGGAGGGCACGGGGATGGACAGCGCCGGCCGCTCCTCCGAGTGCTGGTTCATGTAGCGGTTGGAGCGCATGTGCCACTCGTGGCCGCCGGACTGCCAGTCCTGCAGGCCGCGCAGGTACGTGAGCACCTGCGCCTGCTCCACCGGGTTGAGCCCGTACTCCGCGAACAGCCACGGCAGCTCCGTGGCGAACGTGGTCTCGAACTGCTGCAGCCGCGACGTCAGCAGGTCGTTGACCAGCTCCGCCGCGCGCTGGGTGTCACAGTCGAGGAACTTCTCCACCACCAGCACGCCGTTGGAGAGCTCGCCCTCCTCCAGCTCGCGCTCGTAGGAGAACAGGTCGTTGCGCAGGTGCACCGCGTCCGAGAACGTGTCCTTGAAGACGCGCATCGGGCGGCTCTTCACGACGCGGTCCGGAATCTCCGCGGAGACGGCGTGCTCCACCAGGTCGGACGACCAGGGCGCGCCGCCCACCTTGCGGCGCATCTCGATGTACTCGATAGGGTTGGAGACGCGCGCCTCGCTGATGTTCTCGATCTCCCACATCGACTCATCGAGCAGGTGCTTGGTGTTCTCGTAGAAGCGCTTGCGCCAGTCCATGGACATGGAGGGCACGGTGCGCTGCCACAAATCCCAGAGGGCGCGCTCCACCGGGTTGGTGGGCTCCGGCGGCGGGGACATGTCCAGCGGCATGAACAGCGGCAGCCGATCCAGGTAGGCCTGGCCGCCCTTCACGTCGCGCGAGTACTTGAAGACCTCCAGGAAGTGGTCGTCGAAGTAGAAGACCCAGACGTACCAGTCCGTGATGAGGTCCAACTCCGGGCCCGGCGCCTCCGGGTGCGTGTACGCACAGAGCAGCGCGTAGTCCATGCCGTCGAAGCGGCGCTCGGACCAGACCTCGCGGTCCGTGCCATCCCGAGGCGGTCCCAGGATGCCCATCTGGTAGGACCACGCCTTGGTGTGCGCGCGGGCCCCCTCCAGGTTCGGATTCAGGCGCGCCGGCCACGGCACGTAGAAGTCCGGCAACTGGAACGGTTGCTTCTGCTTCCCCTTGGACATGCTCGCCCCTCGTTGATCCCCGGGGGCTTGTACTGTCGTCCAGTGGTCAACACCACGGACAACGGCTTGAGCAGGAAACGTTGGTTAATCCAGCGAATAAGGGTTCGCGGGGATGGGGGATGACCCAGTTGGATCAGGGTTTGAGAATCCGCCTCCCCGCGTGACCCTCGCGTGACCTGCTAGCGGCGCGTGGAACGGCGCGCGGTGCTCTTGCGAGCGGACGTCTTGCGCGCGGTGCTCTTGCGAGCGGACGTCTTGCGCGCGGTGCGGCCAGCGGCGGCGCGACGGGCCGGGGCCTTGCGGGCGCCGCGCTTGGCGGTGGCCTTCTTCGCGGTGCCGCGCTTCGCCGTGCCGCGCTTGCCCGCGGCCTTCTTCGCGGTGCGCTTGCCCGCGGCCTTCTTCGCGGTGGTGCGCTTGGAGGTCGCATTCTTCGCGGCCCCCGTGCGGCGGGACGACGCCTTCCGGGCGCCCTTGCGCGCGCCAGGGGAGCGGCGGCGCGACGGCGTGGCCTCACCGGCCGGCAGCACCGTGTTGGACGACGGGGTCTCGTTCGGGTCCTGCATGTTCGACTCGGCGTGCATCAACAACCTCCAGGGATGACAACACCTGGAGGGTAAGCGCAACCGCCGGAAGTGCACGCATGCCCCGCTGCGCGGATGCACGCCATCTGACGAATGCGTCCGGCGCTACATCCCGCGCGAGGCCGAAAATCCGGCCTCGGAGCGCTCACGTGCCGCGCGGTGCGCTCAGGCCGCGCCCTTCAGGAACGCGGCGAGCTTCTCGTACGCCACGGCCAGCGGAGGGATGGGCGCGCTCTCGTGGAGCTGATGCGCCTGCGCCGTCTCACCGGGCCCGAAGTTCACCGCGTCCACGCCCCACTCGCCGAAGCGGGCCACGTCCGTCCACGCCTGCTTCGACGCGGCGGGCAGCCCCGTGAGCGACATCAGCCGCTGGAACAGCGGGTTGCCCGCGGCCACCGGCCCGCTGGGCGAGCTGTCCGTGAACTCCACCTCCGCGCGGCCCGCCACCAGCGCCAGCACGTCCTCCTTCGCCCGAGCCACGCTCTTGCCCGGCGCGAAGCGGTAGTTGAGGTTCAGCTCGAACGCCTCCGGCACCACGTTGCGCGCGCGGCCGCCCTTGGCCAGCGTGGCGCTGAGGACCTCGTAGAAGGGGAAGCCCGAGACGTTCACCTCCACGCGCTCGCGGCCCAGCAGCTCCGTGAGCAGCGGCCCCGCCTTGTGGATGGCGTTCTCCCCCTGCCACGGCCGCGCGGAGTGCGCGCTGCGCCCCGTGAAGCGGACCGTCACCTGCATGCTGCCGACGCAGCCCACCTGCACCACGCCGTCCGTGGGCTCCATGGCGATGCCGAACTTCACGCGCGAGAGGTCCGGCCGCTTCGCGTACAGCGGGATGAGGCCGCTCTCCGCGTAGGCCCCCTCCTCGCGCTCGTACAGGAGGAAGGCCACGTTGACGGGCAGCTCGGCGCGCTTCAGGTCCTCCGCCAGCGCCATCATCACCGCGACGCCGCCCTTCATGTCGGACGCGCCCAGCCCGTGCACGCGCTCGCCTTCGATGCGCGGCGCGCGGCCCACATCCCCGGGGTGCATGGGCACCGTGTCCAGGTGGCCGATGAGCGCCACCGTGGGACGGGGGTCCTCCAGCGAGCCCAACAGCAGCGTGTGCCCGACGCGGAAGACCTCCTCGCGGCGGAAGTGCTTCAGCGCCCAGCCTTCCACGTGGTCCGCGATGGGACCCTCGTGGCCAATGGGGCTTTCAATGCGACACAGCTCGAGCGTCGTCTGGGCGAGTCGGGTGGCGAGTTCGATGGAGGCCATGCGCGAAGCACCATACTCCCCGCCCGGGCCCGGAACATCGTCCCGTCAGGCGCCGTCCGCCAGCTCTTCGAAAGACGTCACGCCATCCAACACCGTGACGCAGATGCACGCGGGGCCCTGCAGCGCGGTGAAGTCGTGCAGCGAGCCGTCCACCTTCTCCAGCTCCTCCCCGGGCCAGACCTCGTGGCCGGAGTCCTCGCGGAAGCCGCCCTCCAGCACCAGGTTCCACTCGCGGCCCAGGTGCGTGTGGCGCGGATAGCGGGCGCCGGGCTGGAGGCGCACGACGGCGGCCATCATCCCCTCGCGCCCCGGGCCCGTCTCCACCGGCATCAGCTCCACGCCCTCCACCGGGCCGGGCATCCAGTTGGCGGGCTCCGCCATGGACTCCAGCAGCTCGCGGGCCCGCGCCTCCGCCACGTCCAGGAACGCGGCGACCTTCCCGGCCCAACGGGCGAAGCGGCCGGGCCCCTCCATCCGCTCCATCAGGCGCGTGAGCACCGAGGCGGGGGGCGCCACCGGCTCCACCAGCGTCCCCAACGCATCCACGGCGGGCGACAGCCGGGCCAGCTCCGCCCGGCAGCGCTCACAGCCCTCCAGGTGCCGGGCCGCGGCGTCGCGCCGGGCCGGCTCCAGGGTCCCGAGCAGCCACTCGGGGAGGATGTCATCGAGGTGTTCCATGCTCTCCTGAAAACGGCGCGGACGTCACAAGTCGCGTAACAATTCCTATACGCGCCCGCGCCCGCACCGGATTTGTCGCGGGCTCACACCGCGACGGCGAAGTCCCGCAGGGCGGCGTTGAGGCTGGTCTTCTGGTCAGTGGACGCCTTGCGCTGCCCGATGATGAGCGCGCACGGGACCATGTATTTCCCGGCGGGGAACTGCTTCTCCCGCATGCCCGGAATCACGACGCTGCGCGCCGGAACGCGGCCCTTGTGGATGACCTCCTGGGGCCCGGTGACGTCGATGATCTGCGTGGACGCGGTCAGCACCACGTTGGCGCCGAGCACCGCCTCCTCCTCCACCACCACGCCCTCCACCACGATGGAGCGGCTGCCCAGGAAGGCCCCGTCCTCGATGATGACCGGTGACGCGGTGGGCGGCTCGAGCACGCCGCCCAGCCCCACGCCGCCGGACAGGTGGACGTTGCGGCCCACCTGCGCGCAGGAGCCCACCGTGGCCCACGTGTCCACCATGGTGCCCGCGCCCACCCGCGCGCCGATGTTCACGTACCCGGGCATCACCACCGCGCCCTTCTCCACGAAGGCGCCGTAGCGCACGGTGCCCGGAGGCACCACGCGCACGCCCGCCGCCTCCAGGCCCTTCTTCAGGGGTACCTTGTCGTGGAACTCGAAGGGGCCCACCTCCATCACCCTCATCTCCGACACGGCGAAGAACAGGAGGATGGCCTCCTTCACCCAGGCGTTGACCCGCCAGCCTTCCGGGCCCTTCTCCGCGACACGCAGCTCACCGGAGTCCAGCCGCGCGAGCGTCTCGCGCACCGCCGCCACCGTGTCCGCGTCCTTCAGTTTCGCCCGGTCCGCGAACGCCGCGGACACCCGCTGGGAGAGCTCTTCGAGGGATGTCGCCATGACGCCGAGTTGAATCACACTTCAGCGGCCCGCGCCCTCCTCAATGTCCACCGCCAGACGGCCTCACGCGTGCGACGGTTCGGGCCCCAGCACCAGGGGCAGGGTCTGCGTCGGGATTTCTCCGTGAAACATGGCATCCGCGTGAGCCAGCGGGCCCGTGCCCTCCTTCAGGATGACGGCGCCCTGGAGCACCCGGCCCACGGCGGACAGGGGGGCCTCCTTCCAGTCGCGGTGGCGGACGAAGGGCGAGCGCCGGACGTAGAGATGCTCCTGGCCGATGAGGGCCACGTACCCCAGGAGCGTCCCATCCGCCGAGCGCACGCGCATGCCGCTGATGATGGAGCGCCGTTCGGACGGCGTGTCGTCGAAGGCCATCGGTCGTCTCCTCCTGTGCGCTGGAAAGGTGGGGACGGTCCGTGGGCGCCGCGAGCCGCCCGCCCCCTCGACGGGCCCCTGCCCGCCCGGCCGCCCCGGGAGCATGACAGGGGCGCCGGACGCCCGGCCTGGAGCCCGGCGGGCGCCTCGCGCCGGGTTTCCCGCACCGGGAGGACGCGCTCCCGTTAGCGTGCGTCCGCCATGACGAACCCCGTCTTCCCGCCGCTGCGCGCCGCCTATGAACCGGAGTCCTTCCGGGCCACCGCCCACGCCCTGATGGATCAGCTCGCGGACTACCTGAAGGCCGCGCTCGCCGGGGGCGCGATGCCGGTGCTGCCCTGGGCCCCGCCCGCGGTGAACCAGGAGCGCTTCGCCACGGCCTTCCCGGAGGAGCCGGCGCCGGAGGTCTCCCAGGCCTTCGCGGCGCTGATGGCGCGCGTGCTGAAGGACTCGCATCACCTGCACCACCCGCGCTACGTGGGCCACCAGGTGACGGCGCCCGTGCCGCTGGCGGCGCTGTGCGACGCCGTGTCGTCGCTGCTCAACAACGGCATGGCCGTGTACGAGATGGGCCCCGTCGCCACCGCGATGGAGCACCACGTGCTCGCGTGGATGGCGGGGAAGCTGGGCCTGCCCCCGAGCGCCCGGGGCGTGCTCACCTCCGGCGGCAGCGCGGGCAACCTCACCGCCCTGCTCGCCGCGCGTCAGGCGAAGGCCGGCTACGACGCGTGGAACGGCGGCGCGCACGCGGGCCCGCCCCTGACGGTGCTGGTCCCCCGCTCCGCCCACTACTGCCTGGCCCGCGCGGTCCGCATCATGGGCTGGGGCGAGGGCGGCCTCACCCCGGTGGACGTGGACGACCACTTCCGCGTGCGGCCGGACGCCCTGGAGGACGCGCTCGAGCGGGCCACCCGCGCGGGGAGGAAGGCCATCGCCGTGGTGGCCAGCGCGGGCTCCACCGCCACCGGCGCGTTCGACCCGCTGGAGCCCGTGGCGGACTTCGCGCAGAGGCACGACCTGTGGTTCCACGTGGACGGCGCGCACGGGGCCGCGGCGTCCCTGAGCCCCAAGTACCGCGCGCAGGTGAAGGGCATCGAGCGGGCGGACTCCGTGGTGTGGGACGCGCACAAGGGGCTGCTCATGCCCGCGCTGGTGACGGCCGTGCTCTTCCGCGACGGCGCGCGCTCCTTCGACGCCTTCTCCCAGGAGGCCCACTACCTCTTCCACGGCGACGGCGACGACGCGCGCCCCTACAGCGACGTGGGCCTGCGCACGCTGGAGTGCACCAAGGAGATGATGCCCCTCAAGGTCTACGCGTGCCTGTCCGTGCTGGGCACGCGCGTCTTCGAGGAGGCCGTCACCGCCTCCTACGACCAGGCCAGACGCTTCGCCCGGATGCTCACCGCCGCCCCGGACTTCGAGCTGGCCCTGGAGCCCGACTGCAACATCATCTGCTTCCGCCACACCCCCGCGCACGTGCCGCCGGAGGGCTGGGACGCGCTCCAGGTCCGCCTGCGTGAAGCGCTGGTCTCCCGCGGAAGTTTCTACCTGGTGCAGACGCGGCTGCCCCGGGGCGTGTACCTGCGCACCACGCTCATCCACCCGCTCACCGGCGACGCGGACCTGGAGTCCCTGCTGGACGCGCTCCGGAGCGCGGCGGGCCAGCCCTGAATTTTGTGAGCAAGGGAGTCGCCCTGGCGGGGGAAATGCGATAGGGCGGGGCCGCCATGCTCGTCTCGCTCGTCATCCCCGTCTACAACGAGATTCCCACCCTGGCGGAAATCCTCCGGCGCTGCGTCGCCGTGGACTTCCCCAAGGAGCTCGTCCTCGTGGACGACTGCTCGAAGGACGGCAGCCGCGAATTCCTGCGCCAGCTGTCCGAGCAGGGCCTGGAGGTCCTGGGCGGCACGCCGAAGAACCGCAACGAAATCCGCGTGCTCTTCCAGGAGCAGAACCAGGGCAAGGGGGCCGCGCTGCGCCGGGGCTTCGCCGAGGCCACGGGGGACATCATCCTCGTGCAGGACGCGGACCTGGAGTACGACCCCCGGGACATCCCCCGGGTCATCCAGCCCATCCTGGATGGCGACGCGGACGTCGTCTTCGGCAGCCGCTTCATCGGGTCGCCGCGCCGGGTGCTGTACTACTGGCACACCGTCCTCAACAACCTGCTCACCACGCTCTCCAACATGACGAGCGGGCTGAACCTCACGGACATGGAGACCTGCTACAAGGCCTTCCGCGCGGAGGTGCTGCGCTCCGTGCACGTGGAGGAGGACCGGTTCGGCTTCGAGCCCGAAATCACCGCCAAGGTGGCGCGCGGCAACTGGCGCGTCTTCGAGGTGCCCATCAGCTACCATGGGCGCACCTACGAGGAGGGCAAGAAGATTGGCTGGAAGGACGGCGTGCGCGCCCTCTACGCCATCGCGAAGTACTCGCTGAAGCGCTGAGAGGCCCGGACGTCCGCCCGGCCGCTGTCCGGGGGAGCTGGGTCCGAATGCGGACAAGGGAACAGACGGGCGGGTGCGGTTGGTTGTCCAGCGAGCGGCACCCTGAGACGGGTTCCGGCTTTTCTTCCTCCGTATCGCGGCGCGTAGTAGTTTCGACAACGCACTCCGTCTGAAGGGCGGGGAGTTTCCCGGTCCTTCCGAAAGTTTCCGCCCCCGTATGTTCGACTGGCTCCACACCCTGTTTTCGCGCGACCTCGCCATCGACCTGGGTACGGCGAACACGCTCATCTACATCCGCGGCCAGGGCATCGTGTCCAACGAGCCCTCCGTCGTGGCGGTGCAGCAGGACTCGCGCGGCGGCAAGAAGGTGCTCGCCGTGGGCAAGGAGGCCAAGGAGATGCTCGGCAGGACGCCGGGCAACATCGTGGCCATCCGGCCCATGAAGGACGGCGTCATCGCCGACTTCGAAATCACCGCCGCGATGCTGCGCTACTTCATCCAGAGCGCGCACAACCGCAAGACGCTGGTGAACCCGCGCATCATCATCGGCATCCCGTCCGGCATCACGGAGGTGGAGCGCCGCGCGGTGCGTGAGGCGGCCGCCAACGCGGGCGCGCGCGAGGTCTACCTCATCGAGCAGCCCATGGCCGCGGCGATTGGCGCGGGCCTGCCGGTGACGGAGCCCAGCGGCAACATGATTGTGGACATCGGCGGTGGCACGTCCGACGTCGCGGTCATCAGCCTCGCGGGCATCGTGTTCGCCAAGTCCGTGCGCATCGGCGGCGACAAGCTGGACGAGGCGATCATCCAGTACGTCAAGCGCAAGTACAACCTGCTCATCGGTGAGCGCACGGCGGAGCTCATCAAGATGGGCATCGGCACGGCGTACCCGACGGACGAGGTCATGACCATGGAGATCAAGGGTCGCGACCTGGTGGCCGGCGTGCCGCGCACGCTGACGGTGTCCAGCGACGAGGTGCGCGACGCGCTCGCGGAGCCCGTCAACGGCATCGTGGAAGCGGTGAAGCTGACGCTGGAGCGCACGCCGCCGGAGCTGGCCGGTGACATCGCGGACCGCGGCATCGTGCTCGCCGGTGGCGGCGCGCTGCTCAAGAACCTGGACACGCTGCTCCGTGAGGAGACGGGCCTGCCGGTGTTCCTCGCGGAGGACCCGCTGTCCGCCGTGGTGATTGGCGCGGGCAAGGCGCTGGAGTCGTTGGACATCCTCCGCCAGGTCTGCCAGCCGGGCTGAGGTTCCCCTCCCCCGCTGCACCGTGACGGCGCCGGACCTCGCTCAGGGGTCGGCGCCGTTCGCGTTTCCGGGCGGCGGGGTGGCGGCGGCCCGGGGCAGGGGCAGCCCCGTGGGCCTGACGATGCGCGCCTCGCAGTTCGGGCGGCGTGCCTCCCGGTCCTCCTCCTGGCGGGCCTGCTCCTTCAGCAGGTCCCCTCTCAGGAGGACGCCCTGGGGCAGGGACTGCTCCACCTTCGTGTCCATGCAGGCGTCGAAGGCGCGCCGCATCCAGCCGCTGGCGGCGCGGACGGAGAAGCCGCCCAGGGCGTCCATGCGGGCCAGGCCGTCCAGGCGCTCCGTGAACACCGGGTAGCCCTCCTTCGCATCGCGCCGGGCGTGGACCAGGGTGGCGGCGGCGCGCAGCCCTGGGGGCAGACGGTTGAAGTCCAGTCCGGGGACACCCGAGGTGGACAGGACGTGGTTTCGCAGCGGGTCGCGCGCGAGCATCAGCGGCAGCGAGAAGCTGAAGAGCCGTTTGCCCACGGCGTCGCCGGTGCGCGTGTGCTCCAGGGCGAGCAGCGCGAGGACCTCCGGGTCCAGCTGGGACAGCACTGTCGAGGGGTCGCCATCCCCCTCCTTCAGCGCGCGCCTTGGATCCACCAGCGCATCCCGGGTGAGGCGAAGCACGGAGCGGGCTTCGACGGACGGCAGCGCGGCGAGCTCCGCGTCCTTCGGTGAGCGCTGGCCGGTGAGCAGGTCCAGCAGCAGCATCCGCTCCGGCTGCCGCGCGAGGGCGGGGGGAATCCAGTCGCGCATCACGTAGGACGTGTGCTCGGGCCCGGCGGCCTCGGCCGTGCGTCCGGCGAGCACCAGGAAGTCCCAGGTCCGGCGGCGCGGGTCCTGGCCGTAGCGGCGCACCCGTGCCGTGGCCGCGTCCCGCAGCTGCGCGCGCAGGAGGATGCGCACGTCCAGCTCCAGCGCCTCCAGGGTCTCCGGCGGGTGCTTCTCCTCGAGCGCCTGCACCCGTCTCGCCGTCCCGACGACGAAGTCCTGGCGCTCGCTGTCACTCCAGGACCGCGAGCCGTCCCCCAGCTCGAAGCGCCACCGCGCCTCCAGCCACGCGCGGGTCACGTCGGGTGAGTCCGGGAAGCGCTCCGCCAGGTTCGCCCAGGCGTCGACGGCGGCCGCGGAGCTCGGGTCCTGCGAGCCCGCGCGTTGGAGGTAGAGGGCCGCCAGCGGTGAGTCCGGATGCTGCTGCGCGTGCTCCGCGTAGCGTGCGCGGGCCTGGCCTCCCTGTCCGATGTAGCGCATCAACGACAGCGCCAGCGCCTGCGCGGCCGGGTCCTCCTGCCAGGTGTGCATCAGCATCGCCGCGTAGTCGCGCGTGTTGCGCCAGCGCAGGTCGGACGGCAGGTTCGCGGGCACCTGCGTGTCCACGACGAGCCATGCGCGCGCGGCCGTCTCCCGCGCGAGCCTGTTGCCCGGCTCCACCTCCGCCACGGCGGACGCCACGCGGCCCACGGCCTGCCAGTTGTCCTCATCCGCGAAGGCCTGCGCGGCGGCCTCCCACTTCGCGGCCTGGACGGCGAGCCGCTCGTCCGCCTGGAGCACCGAGGCGGCCTCCGGCAGGGAGCGGGAGGGAAGGCTTGTGTCCGTGGCCTCCGCCTTCAGCCTCGCGGCGCCCTTCACGTTGTAGAGGATGCGCTCGCCCTGGACCGGCAGCGTCACGTCCTCGATGACGGAGTCCTGGCCGGGCCAGGTCGTCACCGCGTGGAGCGGCCCTTCTCCCAGCTTCACGCGCCCCTGCTCCTGCGTCCCGGGCGCCACCACCCAGTGTTCGCCGCCGATGCGCACGTCCACGGGGCGCGACAGGCCATTGACGACCGTCACGGCGCGCATGCCGCGAGCCTCCAGCCACACGGCGCCCAGTCCCGCCAGGCCGCAGAGCCCCAGCGCCATCCCGGCCAGGGCCACCGCGCGGCGGCGCGACCTGCCACGAGAAGGAGGCACCTGACCGATGACCTGGAGCGGCGCCTTGCCGTCCGCGCGCACGAGGTAGCCCTCCAAGGGCCACACCGGAACGCCCAGCACCGACACGGTGCGCTCCGCGACGAAGGGCGCGTTCGGAGCGGCGCCGCGCGCAGGCGAGCCCCTCCACCGCACGCCCGTCCCCAGCACGGAGGACTCGGAAGGCGGGCGGGCCGCGATGACGAAGGCGCCCCGGTCCTCCACCAGCGCCGTGAGCAGCTCCCGCGTGGGCCCGGGCGGCTCATGTTCCAGCCGGCGTGAGAGCACCGCGTGCACCGCCCACGCATCCCCCCGCGCGAGCGCCTCCGACAGTGCGGCATCCGGCAGGAGTTCCGCCAGACGCGGCGCGCGCTCCAGCAAACCGCTGGGGTCGGTGACAAGGGCGAGGGACATGGCCCGCATTCAACCGGGACCCGGTGGGTGGAAGGCAAGACCCCGAGCCCCGAATCCCGTCAGGTCTTCGGGCCTGAAGGCCGCGCCCACGGATGAGAAGGGAAGCCCCCTGCCGAGCCCCGGCTGCGGCGCGCAGCCAAAACCGGTCGGACAGTCGGACAGCGTCGGGCCACATGGCAGGCCAAGGGCCCCCGACACCCGAGCCGCGAAAACCTGTCCGACTGTCCGACAGCTTTGGACAACGGCAACCAGGCC
The sequence above is drawn from the Corallococcus sp. NCRR genome and encodes:
- a CDS encoding family 2 encapsulin nanocompartment cargo protein terpene cyclase; amino-acid sequence: MSKGKQKQPFQLPDFYVPWPARLNPNLEGARAHTKAWSYQMGILGPPRDGTDREVWSERRFDGMDYALLCAYTHPEAPGPELDLITDWYVWVFYFDDHFLEVFKYSRDVKGGQAYLDRLPLFMPLDMSPPPEPTNPVERALWDLWQRTVPSMSMDWRKRFYENTKHLLDESMWEIENISEARVSNPIEYIEMRRKVGGAPWSSDLVEHAVSAEIPDRVVKSRPMRVFKDTFSDAVHLRNDLFSYERELEEGELSNGVLVVEKFLDCDTQRAAELVNDLLTSRLQQFETTFATELPWLFAEYGLNPVEQAQVLTYLRGLQDWQSGGHEWHMRSNRYMNQHSEERPALSIPVPSGLGTSALRIPLTPGGLGLGPRSRSLSHVPRQYVGPTKLPAFYMPYSTYQSPHLDRARKNSKAWARRVGMLEVVPGVGFYVWDDHKFDAADVALCGAYIHPDATPEQLDLTACWLVWGTYADDYFPMLYANTRDMAGAKMFTARLGQFMPDDVEAANAAVPTNPVELGLADLWKRTAGPLSPRGRKLFRKAIQDMTDSWVWELNNQLLNRVPDPVDYVEMRRKTFGSDLTMSLSRLSKGDAVPEDVFNTRTLRGLENSAADYACFVNDLFSYQKEIQFEGELNNCVLVVQKFLGVDKDEAVSVVNALMTARMQQFQHLVAKELPVVIRTFNLDAKAQEKLNKYVEQLQQWMAGIPRWHAEVARYTEAELIHDAAPKLKAGNVSALGTSAMRLAELFRAGRP
- a CDS encoding cell envelope biogenesis protein TolA translates to MHAESNMQDPNETPSSNTVLPAGEATPSRRRSPGARKGARKASSRRTGAAKNATSKRTTAKKAAGKRTAKKAAGKRGTAKRGTAKKATAKRGARKAPARRAAAGRTARKTSARKSTARKTSARKSTARRSTRR
- the dapE gene encoding succinyl-diaminopimelate desuccinylase; the protein is MASIELATRLAQTTLELCRIESPIGHEGPIADHVEGWALKHFRREEVFRVGHTLLLGSLEDPRPTVALIGHLDTVPMHPGDVGRAPRIEGERVHGLGASDMKGGVAVMMALAEDLKRAELPVNVAFLLYEREEGAYAESGLIPLYAKRPDLSRVKFGIAMEPTDGVVQVGCVGSMQVTVRFTGRSAHSARPWQGENAIHKAGPLLTELLGRERVEVNVSGFPFYEVLSATLAKGGRARNVVPEAFELNLNYRFAPGKSVARAKEDVLALVAGRAEVEFTDSSPSGPVAAGNPLFQRLMSLTGLPAASKQAWTDVARFGEWGVDAVNFGPGETAQAHQLHESAPIPPLAVAYEKLAAFLKGAA
- a CDS encoding cupin domain-containing protein, yielding MEHLDDILPEWLLGTLEPARRDAAARHLEGCERCRAELARLSPAVDALGTLVEPVAPPASVLTRLMERMEGPGRFARWAGKVAAFLDVAEARARELLESMAEPANWMPGPVEGVELMPVETGPGREGMMAAVVRLQPGARYPRHTHLGREWNLVLEGGFREDSGHEVWPGEELEKVDGSLHDFTALQGPACICVTVLDGVTSFEELADGA
- a CDS encoding 2,3,4,5-tetrahydropyridine-2,6-dicarboxylate N-succinyltransferase yields the protein MATSLEELSQRVSAAFADRAKLKDADTVAAVRETLARLDSGELRVAEKGPEGWRVNAWVKEAILLFFAVSEMRVMEVGPFEFHDKVPLKKGLEAAGVRVVPPGTVRYGAFVEKGAVVMPGYVNIGARVGAGTMVDTWATVGSCAQVGRNVHLSGGVGLGGVLEPPTASPVIIEDGAFLGSRSIVVEGVVVEEEAVLGANVVLTASTQIIDVTGPQEVIHKGRVPARSVVIPGMREKQFPAGKYMVPCALIIGQRKASTDQKTSLNAALRDFAVAV
- a CDS encoding pyridoxal phosphate-dependent decarboxylase family protein, giving the protein MTNPVFPPLRAAYEPESFRATAHALMDQLADYLKAALAGGAMPVLPWAPPAVNQERFATAFPEEPAPEVSQAFAALMARVLKDSHHLHHPRYVGHQVTAPVPLAALCDAVSSLLNNGMAVYEMGPVATAMEHHVLAWMAGKLGLPPSARGVLTSGGSAGNLTALLAARQAKAGYDAWNGGAHAGPPLTVLVPRSAHYCLARAVRIMGWGEGGLTPVDVDDHFRVRPDALEDALERATRAGRKAIAVVASAGSTATGAFDPLEPVADFAQRHDLWFHVDGAHGAAASLSPKYRAQVKGIERADSVVWDAHKGLLMPALVTAVLFRDGARSFDAFSQEAHYLFHGDGDDARPYSDVGLRTLECTKEMMPLKVYACLSVLGTRVFEEAVTASYDQARRFARMLTAAPDFELALEPDCNIICFRHTPAHVPPEGWDALQVRLREALVSRGSFYLVQTRLPRGVYLRTTLIHPLTGDADLESLLDALRSAAGQP
- a CDS encoding glycosyltransferase family 2 protein, with the translated sequence MLVSLVIPVYNEIPTLAEILRRCVAVDFPKELVLVDDCSKDGSREFLRQLSEQGLEVLGGTPKNRNEIRVLFQEQNQGKGAALRRGFAEATGDIILVQDADLEYDPRDIPRVIQPILDGDADVVFGSRFIGSPRRVLYYWHTVLNNLLTTLSNMTSGLNLTDMETCYKAFRAEVLRSVHVEEDRFGFEPEITAKVARGNWRVFEVPISYHGRTYEEGKKIGWKDGVRALYAIAKYSLKR
- a CDS encoding rod shape-determining protein; the encoded protein is MFDWLHTLFSRDLAIDLGTANTLIYIRGQGIVSNEPSVVAVQQDSRGGKKVLAVGKEAKEMLGRTPGNIVAIRPMKDGVIADFEITAAMLRYFIQSAHNRKTLVNPRIIIGIPSGITEVERRAVREAAANAGAREVYLIEQPMAAAIGAGLPVTEPSGNMIVDIGGGTSDVAVISLAGIVFAKSVRIGGDKLDEAIIQYVKRKYNLLIGERTAELIKMGIGTAYPTDEVMTMEIKGRDLVAGVPRTLTVSSDEVRDALAEPVNGIVEAVKLTLERTPPELAGDIADRGIVLAGGGALLKNLDTLLREETGLPVFLAEDPLSAVVIGAGKALESLDILRQVCQPG